In a single window of the Polynucleobacter sp. MWH-UH24A genome:
- a CDS encoding disulfide bond formation protein B, with product MSQFTLPSLSGIGNIALLLVINSVLTLAFLDQFINHDLPCPLCILQRMGFTLIGLMFLLNIRSGAQPAHYGFAILFAILGLSVSLRQVLLHVAPSDLGYGDTFFHLHFYTWAFVGFVSLMISIAILLIIPDRGTRSRHWLAQFVCVWFILLLVGNLLSTLSICGLGACADNPLNYAGIEQLRQWLAK from the coding sequence ATGAGTCAGTTCACCTTACCATCGCTTAGTGGCATTGGGAACATTGCTCTCCTACTGGTCATTAATTCGGTACTAACCTTGGCTTTTCTCGACCAGTTCATCAATCATGATTTGCCATGCCCCCTATGTATCTTGCAACGAATGGGCTTTACCTTAATTGGGCTAATGTTCCTATTAAACATTCGTTCCGGTGCACAGCCTGCACATTACGGATTTGCAATTCTGTTTGCAATCTTGGGCTTATCGGTTTCCTTGCGGCAGGTACTTCTCCATGTTGCTCCGAGTGATCTCGGTTATGGCGATACCTTCTTTCATCTGCATTTTTATACCTGGGCCTTTGTTGGATTTGTCTCATTGATGATTAGTATTGCAATTCTTTTAATCATCCCCGATCGCGGCACCCGCAGTCGTCACTGGTTAGCGCAGTTTGTATGTGTATGGTTCATTCTCCTATTGGTGGGCAATCTACTCTCCACTTTATCGATTTGTGGTTTAGGTGCTTGCGCAGACAATCCCCTGAACTATGCCGGTATTGAGCAACTGCGTCAGTGGCTTGCGAAGTAA
- a CDS encoding glycosyltransferase family 39 protein, translated as MVKLTAAATASIPRIVIFALTIVYGLAGLFGRDPWKNEDSIGFGVMWHLHTGSWQDWLIPSLSGREQSMGAPLPYWLGASFMDLFGSWIGDTNAARLYSALCFFGAAIAIWYACYLLGRRKEVQPMSFALGGQPNTRDYGMTLADGALLIFLACVGLAQRTHETTPMMAQLMGLSIVMYGTIRGLDKPWQGGAWTGFGLVLLGLSSNWALTALIAIAIASAVFFCKVKLQVQWTLSSLAIAIVGIGIWPMLWQLFAVSPSAQELALQAWAQTPPMHRYIAWNSLQFMGVNFWAYAWPVWPLALVSLAHWVRHEDAGAWRAPHLCIPLGLLLAGLVYVLFRVNANEHDLIILIPPMAILAAFSLPILRRSVISFIDWFAMLSFTIIAVAIWLIWFAKTTGIPASTANNVARYIPGFEVQFSWITLVIALGITFLWLWVVQWRTSRAPKVIWRCLIISASGTTLMWVLLMTLWLPTINYAKTYRFVAERLVQAAPANATCIDTSNLGPAQLASFSYFTRLPLADNPTCPYVLTHNASTASAFSALHDKKLKLLWEDRRAADRDERLRLYEVIPE; from the coding sequence ATGGTCAAACTGACTGCCGCTGCCACAGCCTCCATCCCCCGGATTGTGATTTTTGCACTCACAATCGTTTATGGCCTAGCCGGTCTTTTTGGCCGCGATCCCTGGAAAAATGAAGACTCGATTGGGTTTGGTGTGATGTGGCATCTGCATACTGGCTCTTGGCAGGATTGGCTCATCCCATCACTATCCGGACGTGAGCAATCCATGGGGGCACCGCTGCCCTACTGGCTAGGTGCAAGCTTTATGGATTTATTTGGCTCATGGATTGGCGACACGAATGCTGCCCGCCTTTACTCAGCGCTCTGCTTTTTTGGTGCTGCAATTGCCATTTGGTATGCCTGTTATTTATTGGGGCGTCGCAAAGAAGTTCAACCCATGAGTTTTGCACTGGGTGGCCAACCCAATACTCGCGATTACGGAATGACTCTAGCCGATGGGGCACTACTCATATTTTTAGCATGCGTGGGTCTTGCTCAGCGTACCCACGAAACCACACCCATGATGGCGCAACTCATGGGGCTATCGATTGTGATGTATGGCACCATTCGTGGTCTGGATAAACCTTGGCAGGGTGGCGCTTGGACTGGGTTTGGATTAGTCCTTTTAGGGCTCTCGAGTAATTGGGCGTTGACTGCGCTCATTGCCATAGCAATTGCATCAGCCGTTTTTTTCTGCAAGGTGAAACTGCAAGTTCAGTGGACACTGAGTTCGCTTGCCATTGCCATCGTGGGTATTGGTATTTGGCCCATGCTATGGCAACTCTTTGCAGTCTCCCCATCCGCCCAAGAATTAGCACTTCAGGCGTGGGCCCAGACTCCACCCATGCATCGCTATATTGCCTGGAACTCCTTGCAATTTATGGGTGTCAATTTTTGGGCATACGCATGGCCAGTATGGCCTCTCGCTTTGGTATCACTTGCTCACTGGGTACGGCACGAGGATGCGGGCGCTTGGCGTGCCCCGCATTTATGCATTCCATTGGGTCTCTTGCTGGCTGGTCTTGTTTATGTGTTGTTTCGGGTGAATGCGAACGAACATGATTTGATTATTCTGATTCCGCCAATGGCCATCTTGGCTGCCTTCAGTCTGCCCATTTTGCGTCGTAGCGTGATTAGCTTTATTGACTGGTTTGCAATGTTGAGTTTTACGATCATTGCGGTAGCAATTTGGCTCATTTGGTTTGCAAAGACCACGGGCATCCCTGCTAGTACCGCCAATAATGTGGCGCGTTACATCCCAGGCTTTGAGGTTCAGTTCAGTTGGATCACTCTTGTGATTGCCCTTGGCATTACTTTTCTTTGGCTCTGGGTCGTGCAGTGGCGCACCTCGCGTGCCCCCAAAGTCATTTGGCGGTGCTTGATTATCTCGGCATCCGGCACCACCCTGATGTGGGTATTGCTGATGACCTTATGGTTACCTACCATCAATTACGCGAAGACCTATCGTTTTGTTGCTGAGCGTCTAGTGCAGGCAGCACCTGCCAATGCAACCTGCATCGATACCAGTAATTTAGGTCCGGCCCAATTGGCATCGTTTAGTTACTTCACGCGCTTACCCTTGGCCGATAATCCAACGTGCCCTTATGTTCTAACGCACAATGCCAGTACGGCATCCGCGTTTTCTGCACTGCATGACAAGAAGCTCAAACTTCTTTGGGAAGATCGACGCGCTGCCGATCGTGATGAGCGTTTACGCTTATATGAAGTAATCCCCGAGTAA
- a CDS encoding CaiB/BaiF CoA-transferase family protein, whose amino-acid sequence MMNSSAHQPNRPLPLAGVKVLDVSQVMAGPYCCMLLADMGADVIKVEPPGSGDQTRGAMGFKMKGPDSMGFLNMNRNKRSIAINLKSDAGKAILFELAKDADILVENYRPGVMKRLGVGYEVMSKINPALVYVSISGFGQSGPWAERPGFDLMAQAMSGVMSVTGHGDGKPVKAGVPVADIGCALFAVYAALSAFIGAKNTGQGQYIDASLFDSALAFSIWDTSEYWGTGQPPVALGTANRMTAPYQAVKAKDGYFVMGATNNKLWQKLCTILARPDLLQNPAYQTIAGRLGHRDDLITDLEISFVTKNANEWIDLMLAEGIPAGPILDYPQAFESEHGKHRQMKIEIDHPLEGKVPNIGFAVKMQGTPQQVRRHPPLLGEHTQEVLEEAGFTSAQIESLRTQGAFAA is encoded by the coding sequence ATGATGAATTCTTCTGCACACCAGCCCAATCGCCCCTTACCGCTCGCGGGCGTTAAGGTTCTTGATGTTAGTCAAGTGATGGCCGGTCCCTACTGCTGCATGCTACTTGCCGATATGGGTGCCGATGTCATTAAGGTCGAACCACCAGGTTCGGGTGATCAAACCCGCGGTGCTATGGGCTTTAAGATGAAAGGCCCCGATAGCATGGGCTTTTTGAATATGAATCGCAACAAACGCAGTATCGCGATTAATTTGAAGTCGGATGCGGGCAAGGCAATTTTGTTTGAATTAGCCAAGGATGCCGATATCTTGGTGGAGAACTACCGCCCTGGAGTCATGAAACGCCTTGGCGTTGGTTACGAGGTGATGAGCAAGATCAATCCCGCTTTGGTGTATGTCAGCATCTCGGGTTTTGGTCAAAGTGGCCCGTGGGCAGAACGTCCCGGTTTTGATTTGATGGCACAGGCAATGTCCGGGGTCATGAGCGTCACTGGCCATGGCGATGGCAAACCCGTGAAAGCCGGTGTTCCAGTTGCTGACATTGGTTGTGCTTTGTTTGCGGTCTACGCCGCATTGTCTGCCTTTATTGGTGCAAAGAATACCGGTCAAGGTCAATACATTGATGCATCCTTATTTGACTCCGCGTTAGCGTTCTCAATTTGGGATACCTCGGAGTACTGGGGCACTGGTCAACCACCGGTTGCCTTAGGAACAGCAAATCGTATGACTGCCCCCTATCAGGCTGTGAAAGCAAAAGATGGGTATTTTGTGATGGGCGCTACCAATAATAAGCTTTGGCAAAAACTCTGTACGATCTTAGCCCGCCCAGATCTTTTACAAAATCCTGCCTATCAAACGATTGCTGGACGACTTGGTCATCGGGATGACTTAATCACTGACCTTGAGATATCCTTTGTGACAAAGAATGCAAATGAGTGGATTGATTTGATGTTGGCCGAAGGTATTCCGGCGGGTCCCATCTTAGACTACCCACAGGCTTTTGAGAGTGAGCATGGCAAACATCGCCAAATGAAGATTGAGATTGATCATCCGCTCGAAGGTAAAGTTCCGAACATTGGCTTTGCGGTCAAGATGCAAGGGACTCCTCAGCAAGTTCGGCGTCATCCACCGTTGTTGGGTGAACACACCCAAGAGGTTTTGGAGGAAGCTGGTTTTACATCGGCGCAGATTGAGTCACTGCGAACCCAGGGGGCATTTGCTGCATGA
- a CDS encoding glycine zipper family protein, with protein MRLQALQFILISSLGVGLLTACVSAPTGPTITIMPREGKSFEEFKKDDEECRGFASQSVKDGNTAALKEGAISAATGAAIGAAAGALYQGGSSTNVGTGAAIGMVGGAAVGAMGAASKESQAQTQYNTAYQQCMYTKGNQVPGFKPVSEFKKIQ; from the coding sequence ATGCGACTTCAGGCCCTTCAATTCATCCTCATTAGTAGTCTTGGCGTCGGCCTACTCACTGCTTGCGTATCGGCACCCACTGGCCCCACGATTACCATCATGCCGCGTGAAGGAAAGTCCTTTGAGGAGTTTAAAAAGGACGATGAGGAATGCCGAGGTTTTGCATCCCAATCCGTTAAGGATGGCAATACCGCCGCTTTAAAAGAAGGTGCGATCAGCGCTGCCACCGGTGCAGCCATTGGTGCCGCGGCTGGAGCCCTCTATCAAGGTGGAAGCAGTACCAATGTTGGTACTGGTGCAGCGATAGGTATGGTTGGGGGTGCAGCGGTTGGAGCCATGGGCGCTGCCAGTAAAGAATCGCAAGCCCAAACTCAATACAACACCGCCTATCAACAGTGCATGTATACCAAGGGCAATCAGGTACCCGGATTTAAACCGGTTAGTGAGTTTAAGAAGATTCAGTAA
- a CDS encoding type B 50S ribosomal protein L31, whose amino-acid sequence MKQGIHPDYREVVFLDVSNNFSFKTRSTIITKEKIKWEDGQEYPLAKIETSSESHPFFTGTQKIIDTAGRVEKFRQKFGGKAAAKATGDGAAKTAEKRAKDAQTKKAEPATKKVATKKVAAKKAK is encoded by the coding sequence ATGAAACAAGGCATTCACCCCGATTACCGCGAAGTTGTGTTTTTAGATGTTTCCAACAACTTCAGCTTCAAGACCCGCTCCACCATCATCACCAAAGAAAAGATTAAGTGGGAAGACGGTCAAGAGTACCCTCTAGCGAAGATTGAAACTTCTTCGGAGTCGCATCCTTTCTTCACGGGCACCCAGAAGATTATTGATACCGCTGGTCGTGTTGAGAAGTTTCGTCAAAAGTTTGGTGGCAAAGCCGCTGCTAAGGCAACTGGCGATGGCGCTGCAAAGACTGCCGAGAAGCGGGCCAAAGATGCGCAAACCAAGAAAGCTGAGCCTGCTACTAAGAAAGTGGCTACAAAGAAGGTGGCTGCCAAGAAAGCGAAGTAA
- the trxA gene encoding thioredoxin TrxA, producing MSAGIKHVSDASFEQDVLKSDKPVLLDFWAEWCGPCKMIGPILEELSTEYGDRIQIAKMNVDENQGVPAQFNIRGIPTLILFKNGTVAAQKVGALAKSQLTAFIDSNL from the coding sequence ATGAGTGCCGGCATTAAACACGTTAGTGATGCATCGTTTGAACAAGATGTGCTCAAGTCTGACAAACCCGTTCTCCTCGACTTCTGGGCCGAATGGTGCGGTCCTTGCAAGATGATCGGACCCATTTTGGAAGAGCTTTCGACCGAGTATGGCGATCGCATCCAAATTGCGAAGATGAACGTTGATGAGAACCAAGGCGTACCCGCCCAGTTCAATATTCGGGGCATTCCAACACTAATTTTGTTCAAAAATGGCACGGTCGCTGCTCAAAAAGTAGGCGCTCTCGCCAAATCCCAACTAACGGCATTCATTGATAGCAATCTGTAA
- a CDS encoding tripartite tricarboxylate transporter substrate binding protein, with protein MSCLLAPAQAERVWPRETIRIVVSFPPGGAPDTLARVLAEDWQKTLNVPIVVENRPGHGGNIGADLVAKSAPDGYTLLIGTVGIHAINGALYEKLSYDPIADFTPISFLASTPNVLIVSKQLGVQSLKDLITLAKAKPDELTFGSSGTGTSIHMSGELFKEMAGVQIRHIPYKGRAQSLPDLVSGRISMLFDNLASALPLIKSNEVLALGVTTLKRSPSAPEIPTLAEQGLKGFEAISWFSLMGPAKLPRDTQMRINQLTQQTLSKPEVRTRLMSGGLEPNPGSPEDLARYIQLESNKWRKIVQQSGAKAQ; from the coding sequence GTGTCTTGCCTGCTTGCGCCGGCTCAAGCGGAACGCGTCTGGCCACGCGAGACCATCCGAATCGTAGTTAGCTTTCCTCCAGGTGGCGCACCCGATACCCTAGCACGGGTTCTGGCAGAGGATTGGCAAAAAACCCTTAATGTGCCGATTGTTGTTGAAAACCGTCCTGGGCATGGCGGCAATATTGGAGCCGATCTCGTGGCCAAGAGTGCGCCGGATGGCTACACCTTGCTCATCGGTACGGTAGGGATTCATGCGATTAATGGTGCGCTCTACGAAAAACTCTCCTATGACCCAATCGCAGACTTCACGCCGATCAGTTTCTTGGCAAGCACGCCCAACGTCTTAATTGTCAGTAAGCAACTTGGTGTGCAATCACTCAAGGACCTCATTACTCTTGCCAAAGCAAAACCCGATGAGCTTACTTTTGGATCGTCAGGAACGGGTACCTCAATTCATATGTCTGGCGAGCTGTTTAAGGAAATGGCTGGTGTACAGATTCGTCATATTCCTTACAAGGGCAGAGCACAATCCTTGCCTGATCTGGTGAGCGGTCGCATCTCGATGCTCTTTGATAATTTGGCATCTGCACTACCTCTCATTAAAAGTAATGAAGTGCTTGCTTTGGGTGTCACCACGCTCAAGCGCTCACCCTCAGCTCCAGAGATTCCGACACTTGCTGAGCAAGGATTGAAAGGATTTGAGGCGATATCTTGGTTCTCGCTGATGGGCCCGGCAAAGTTACCGAGAGATACGCAGATGCGCATCAATCAATTGACCCAGCAAACCCTATCCAAGCCAGAGGTCAGAACACGACTAATGAGCGGTGGGCTAGAGCCAAACCCGGGCAGCCCCGAGGATCTTGCGCGGTATATCCAACTCGAATCCAATAAATGGCGCAAAATTGTTCAGCAATCCGGAGCAAAAGCGCAATGA
- the rho gene encoding transcription termination factor Rho has translation MQLTELKVLHVSQLLEMAAGLEIENTQRMRKQELMFAILKKRAKAGEQVFGDGVLEVLPDGFGFLRSPESSYMASPDDIYISPAQIRRFNLHTGDSIEGEVRTPKEGERYFALVKVDKINGMAPEDLKNRIMFENLTPLHPNRNIALERDIKAEENLTGRIIDMISPIGFGQRGLIVASPKSGKTVMMQHVAHAISQNYPDAILIVLLVDERPEEVTEMQRSVRGEVVASTFDEPAVRHVQVAEMVIEKAKRLVEMKKDVIILLDSITRLARAYNTVVPSSGKVLSGGVDANALQRPKRFFGAARNIEEGGSLTILATALIETGSRMDDLIYEEFKGTGNMEVHLERRLAERRVYPAINLNKSGTRREELLVKPENLQKIWVLRKLLADMDEIEAMNFIVDKLKSTKNNAEFFELMRRGG, from the coding sequence ATGCAATTAACTGAACTTAAAGTACTTCACGTTTCCCAACTTCTCGAAATGGCTGCTGGTCTCGAGATCGAAAATACTCAACGGATGCGCAAACAAGAACTCATGTTTGCCATTCTTAAAAAGCGCGCTAAGGCTGGTGAACAAGTTTTTGGCGATGGTGTCTTGGAAGTATTGCCCGATGGCTTTGGATTTTTACGCTCACCCGAGTCGTCGTATATGGCGTCTCCCGATGATATCTACATCTCACCTGCGCAAATCCGTCGTTTTAATTTACACACCGGTGACAGCATTGAAGGTGAAGTACGCACCCCCAAGGAGGGTGAGCGTTACTTCGCTTTAGTTAAAGTGGACAAGATCAATGGCATGGCGCCTGAGGATCTCAAAAATCGCATCATGTTTGAGAACCTTACACCGCTTCACCCCAATCGCAATATTGCTCTCGAGCGCGATATCAAGGCTGAAGAGAATCTAACCGGTCGCATTATCGATATGATCTCGCCAATTGGTTTTGGCCAGCGCGGTCTGATCGTCGCTTCACCGAAGTCGGGTAAGACCGTGATGATGCAGCACGTGGCCCATGCGATCTCCCAAAATTATCCAGATGCCATCTTGATTGTTCTGCTCGTCGATGAGCGTCCTGAAGAGGTTACTGAGATGCAGCGCTCGGTCCGTGGTGAAGTGGTTGCCTCCACGTTTGATGAGCCAGCAGTCCGTCACGTTCAAGTTGCTGAAATGGTGATCGAGAAAGCTAAGCGTTTAGTGGAAATGAAAAAAGATGTGATTATTTTGTTGGACTCGATTACACGTCTAGCTCGCGCCTATAACACGGTAGTGCCCTCCTCCGGAAAAGTGCTCTCTGGTGGTGTAGATGCCAATGCCTTGCAGCGCCCTAAGCGTTTCTTCGGTGCTGCTCGTAATATTGAAGAAGGTGGATCACTCACGATTTTGGCAACCGCGCTGATCGAGACCGGTAGCCGCATGGACGATTTAATCTACGAAGAGTTCAAGGGCACGGGCAATATGGAGGTTCATTTAGAGCGTCGCCTTGCAGAGCGTCGCGTCTATCCGGCCATTAACCTCAATAAATCGGGTACTCGCCGTGAGGAATTGCTTGTCAAGCCTGAAAACCTCCAGAAAATCTGGGTGTTGCGTAAGCTCCTAGCCGATATGGACGAGATCGAGGCCATGAACTTTATTGTCGATAAACTCAAGTCCACCAAGAATAACGCGGAGTTCTTTGAGCTGATGCGCCGAGGCGGCTAA
- a CDS encoding DUF5993 family protein, producing MYMFLPFAIALLAAIFIWFEKRLLGLLFALASALITAAWFMHHASDKLNISL from the coding sequence ATGTACATGTTTTTACCTTTTGCGATCGCATTACTAGCCGCCATCTTCATTTGGTTCGAAAAGCGTCTACTTGGATTACTGTTTGCATTGGCTAGTGCATTGATTACGGCAGCCTGGTTTATGCATCATGCCTCCGATAAACTGAACATCAGCTTATGA
- a CDS encoding MATE family efflux transporter — MAFFRISRLRDDVPELIKLAGPLLVGQLAVIAFGVLDTAMTARYSSEDLAALAMASAIYISIYVGLTGVIAALTPIAGQLFGAKRFNEIGEEVRQAGWLALGLTVLGTLILLNADLLLGISQVEAGLENKARLYLEILALGLPASMGMRVLMSFHNAVSRPGIITIVQLVGLGLKFPLNALFIYGGFGIAAMGGPGCAVATVIINWLWFFATLIIVISGGFYKPFKLFAQFSWPNWHRIWTLLRLGAPIGLSYFIEVTSFTFMSLFIARFGTTPLAGHQIVANLGTVIYMVPLSLSIATMTLVAQSIGAGRQQRAEEIGWSSVIFTSSLCIVIGLFVWVFRFQLLDLYDPTPDVKLLAAPLFLFICFYQLVDSVQVVAAFILRAYRISFLPMLVYAGSLWCVGLGGGYLLGFNVLGNTPQIFQGVNGFWIANSVSLAIAAALLLWIFRKTAAYYKKVNPPVTV; from the coding sequence ATGGCATTTTTCCGGATCTCGCGATTGCGAGACGATGTTCCTGAACTCATTAAATTAGCGGGCCCCCTACTGGTTGGCCAGCTAGCGGTGATTGCCTTTGGTGTATTGGATACCGCAATGACAGCGCGCTACTCGTCTGAGGACTTAGCAGCTTTGGCCATGGCGTCTGCAATTTATATCAGTATCTACGTTGGTCTCACGGGAGTGATTGCTGCCCTCACCCCAATCGCAGGGCAACTATTTGGTGCAAAACGGTTTAATGAAATTGGTGAAGAGGTTCGTCAAGCAGGCTGGCTAGCACTGGGTTTAACCGTGCTTGGCACCCTAATCCTTTTGAACGCTGATCTCTTACTCGGCATCTCACAGGTTGAAGCGGGGCTAGAAAATAAAGCACGCCTCTACCTTGAGATCTTGGCTCTCGGATTGCCAGCTAGCATGGGTATGCGGGTTTTGATGTCGTTTCATAATGCTGTGTCTAGACCCGGCATTATTACGATTGTTCAATTAGTCGGCTTGGGTCTCAAGTTTCCGCTCAATGCCTTATTTATTTATGGTGGCTTTGGTATTGCCGCTATGGGTGGTCCTGGCTGTGCTGTAGCTACCGTCATTATTAATTGGTTATGGTTTTTTGCTACCCTCATTATTGTTATCTCGGGCGGGTTTTACAAACCGTTTAAGCTCTTTGCACAATTTAGCTGGCCAAACTGGCATCGGATCTGGACCCTCTTACGCTTAGGTGCACCAATTGGCTTGAGTTACTTTATCGAAGTAACCTCATTTACCTTCATGTCGCTATTTATTGCACGCTTTGGTACCACTCCGCTGGCGGGACATCAAATCGTCGCCAATCTCGGCACTGTTATTTATATGGTACCCCTTTCTCTATCGATTGCAACCATGACCTTAGTCGCACAATCGATTGGTGCTGGTCGTCAGCAACGCGCTGAAGAAATTGGGTGGTCATCGGTAATCTTTACCAGCAGCTTATGCATTGTGATTGGTTTATTTGTTTGGGTGTTTCGTTTCCAACTGCTCGATCTCTACGACCCGACACCCGATGTCAAATTATTGGCGGCGCCCCTCTTCTTGTTCATTTGCTTTTACCAATTAGTTGATTCGGTGCAAGTGGTTGCAGCATTTATTTTGCGAGCATATCGCATCTCGTTTTTACCAATGCTGGTCTATGCAGGATCGTTGTGGTGTGTTGGCCTTGGTGGTGGTTACCTGCTCGGCTTTAATGTTCTCGGCAATACTCCCCAAATCTTTCAAGGGGTTAATGGATTTTGGATTGCCAACAGTGTGAGCTTAGCCATTGCGGCTGCACTCCTGCTGTGGATTTTTAGAAAGACAGCTGCGTATTACAAAAAAGTGAATCCGCCAGTAACGGTGTAG